A genomic segment from Phragmites australis chromosome 6, lpPhrAust1.1, whole genome shotgun sequence encodes:
- the LOC133922758 gene encoding uncharacterized protein LOC133922758 isoform X1, protein MALTKVQRIMTQPINLIFRFLQSKARIQIWLFEQKDLRIEGRIIVIPLTAQTKRISFNFTRNPYFQRAISFACSHNLVGYKIPTYDKLRTTFLKQEMGHIEMLLESSKSTWWEKGVTICANGWSNP, encoded by the exons ATGGCGTTGACCAAGGTGCAGAGGATTATGACCCAGCCCATCAACCTTATCTTCCGCTTCCTCCAGAGT AAAGCGCGCATCCAGATCTGGCTCTTCGAGCAGAAGGACCTGAGGATTGAAGGCAGGATCATCGTAATTCCCTTAACTGCCCAAACAAAAA GGATATCTTTCAATTTTACAAGAAATCCATATTTTCAACGAGCAATTTCCTTTGCTTGTAGCCACAACTTGGTGGGTTATAAAATTCCTACGTATGACAAGCTTAGAACTACGTTTCTAAAGCAAGAAATGGGTCACATTGAGATGCTATTGGAGAGTTCAAAGAGCACATGGTGGGAGAAGGGAGTGACAATTTGCGCCAATGGATGGTCAAATCCGTAG
- the LOC133922758 gene encoding uncharacterized protein LOC133922758 isoform X4, with product MALTKVQRIMTQPINLIFRFLQSKARIQIWLFEQKDLRIEGRIIMWDSMIAKVRKEIYKWERKQPDEESNLYLVIHKILVDR from the exons ATGGCGTTGACCAAGGTGCAGAGGATTATGACCCAGCCCATCAACCTTATCTTCCGCTTCCTCCAGAGT AAAGCGCGCATCCAGATCTGGCTCTTCGAGCAGAAGGACCTGAGGATTGAAGGCAGGATCATC ATGTGGGATTCTATGATTGCGAAAGTGAGGAAAGAGATATATAAATGGGAAAGGAAGCAACCTGATGAGGAGTCGAACTTGTACTTGGTTATTCATAAAATATTGGTTGATAGATGA
- the LOC133922758 gene encoding small nuclear ribonucleoprotein E-like isoform X3: MALTKVQRIMTQPINLIFRFLQSKARIQIWLFEQKDLRIEGRIIVIPLTAQTKINKRRREGLPIDRLEVTPQRWSLGCWFASVLHLLEWPEWQQNGLITR; this comes from the exons ATGGCGTTGACCAAGGTGCAGAGGATTATGACCCAGCCCATCAACCTTATCTTCCGCTTCCTCCAGAGT AAAGCGCGCATCCAGATCTGGCTCTTCGAGCAGAAGGACCTGAGGATTGAAGGCAGGATCATCGTAATTCCCTTAACTGCCCAAACAAAAA TCAATAAGAGAAGAAGGGAAGGGCTGCCTATAGATCGGCTGGAAGTAACTCCTCAAAG ATGGAGTCTTGGTTGTTGGTTCGCTTCAGTACTTCACTTATTGGAATGGCCCGAATGGCAACAAAATGGTTTAATCACAAG
- the LOC133922756 gene encoding Golgi SNAP receptor complex member 1-2-like: MMSSSDAAAAAALELQESGWEELRREARKLEGDLDVKLSSYARLAARSSSTTSGAASPTADRSSWKSMEFEIQSLLGKLQDVNDAMSRCAASTAPTTSVSQKLARHRDILHEFTQEFRRTRGNLSSMREHADLLISVRDDITESKATGGMSPRVHLLRERASIHGSINQIDEVIGQAQSTRVALSNQRALFGDVQGKVKQLGEKFPIIRGLLGAIKRKKSRDTIILSAVIAACTIFLIIYWLSK; this comes from the exons atGATGTCGTCgtcggacgcggcggcggcagcagcgctGGAGCTGCAGGAGTCCGGGTGGGAGGAGCTGCGGCGGGAGGCGCGCAAGCTGGAGGGCGACCTTGACGTCAAGCTCTCCTCCTACGCGCGCCTCGCCgcgcgctcctcctccaccacctcgggCGCCGCATCCCCCACCGCTGACCGCTCCTCCTGGAAGTCCATGGAGTTCGAGATCCAGTCGCTGCTCGGCAAGCTGCAGGACGTCAACGACGCCATGAGCCGctgcgccgcctccaccgccccCACAACCTCCGTCTCCCAGAAGCTCGCGCGCCACCGCGACATCCTCCACGAGTTCACGCAG GAATTCAGAAGGACGAGGGGGAACCTGAGCTCGATGAGGGAGCACGCCGATCTCCTCATCTCCGTGCGCGACGACATCACCGAGTCCAAG GCCACTGGAGGCATGTCGCCGAGGGTGCATTTGCTCAGGGAGCGGGCTTCCATTCATGGCAGCATCAACCAG ATTGATGAGGTAATTGGCCAAGCTCAAAGCACAAGAGTGGCTCTTTCCAATCAGAGGGCCTTGTTTGGAGATGTCCAGGGAAAAGTCAAGCAGTTGGGTGAGAAGTTCCCAATAATCAGAGGCCTTCTTG GTGCAATTAAGCGGAAGAAATCAAGGGACACTATAATTCTTTCAGCAGTGATCGCGGCCTGCACCATCTTTTTGATTATTTACTGGCTTTCAAAATGA
- the LOC133922758 gene encoding uncharacterized protein LOC133922758 isoform X5: MALTKVQRIMTQPINLIFRFLQSKARIQIWLFEQKDLRIEGRIIVIPLTAQTKINKRRREGLPIDRLEVTPQRD; this comes from the exons ATGGCGTTGACCAAGGTGCAGAGGATTATGACCCAGCCCATCAACCTTATCTTCCGCTTCCTCCAGAGT AAAGCGCGCATCCAGATCTGGCTCTTCGAGCAGAAGGACCTGAGGATTGAAGGCAGGATCATCGTAATTCCCTTAACTGCCCAAACAAAAA TCAATAAGAGAAGAAGGGAAGGGCTGCCTATAGATCGGCTGGAAGTAACTCCTCAAAG
- the LOC133922758 gene encoding small nuclear ribonucleoprotein E-like isoform X2 translates to MALTKVQRIMTQPINLIFRFLQSKARIQIWLFEQKDLRIEGRIIVIPLTAQTKINKRRREGLPIDRLEVTPQRWSLGCWFASVLHLLEWPEWQQNGLITRD, encoded by the exons ATGGCGTTGACCAAGGTGCAGAGGATTATGACCCAGCCCATCAACCTTATCTTCCGCTTCCTCCAGAGT AAAGCGCGCATCCAGATCTGGCTCTTCGAGCAGAAGGACCTGAGGATTGAAGGCAGGATCATCGTAATTCCCTTAACTGCCCAAACAAAAA TCAATAAGAGAAGAAGGGAAGGGCTGCCTATAGATCGGCTGGAAGTAACTCCTCAAAG ATGGAGTCTTGGTTGTTGGTTCGCTTCAGTACTTCACTTATTGGAATGGCCCGAATGGCAACAAAATGGTTTAATCACAAG